The proteins below are encoded in one region of Stenotrophomonas bentonitica:
- the purH gene encoding bifunctional phosphoribosylaminoimidazolecarboxamide formyltransferase/IMP cyclohydrolase, with protein sequence MSSDLLPVRRALLSVSDKTGLLDLARALAARNVELLSTGGTAKAIRDAGLPVKDVADVTGFPEMMDGRVKTLHPLVHGGLLGRAGQDEAVMAEHGIAPIDLLVLNLYPFESVTANADCTLADAVENIDIGGPAMLRSAAKNFARVAVATDPSQYAELLAELDANDGKLSAAKRFALSVAAFNRVAQYDAAISNYLSAVTATDAAVPLRTEFPAQMNSSFVKVMDLRYGENPHQAGAFYRDLYPVPGTLATFQQLQGKELSYNNLADADAAWECVRQFDAPACVIVKHANPCGVAVGAGNGDAYELAYAPDPTSAFGGIIAFNKPLDAATAKVILDRQFVEVLIAPDYEPAALEYAQKKANVRVLRIPHGEGRNNYDTKRIGSGLLVQSADNRGMSRDELTVVSKVAPTDKQFADLLFAWNVAKFVKSNAIVYAKDSRTIGVGAGQMSRVYSARIAGIKAADANLVVEGSVMASDAFFPFRDGIDAAAAAGIKAVIQPGGSMRDAEVIAAADEHGLAMVFTGVRHFRH encoded by the coding sequence ATGAGTTCCGATCTGCTGCCCGTGCGCCGGGCCCTGCTTTCCGTTTCCGACAAGACCGGCCTGCTTGACCTGGCCCGTGCACTGGCTGCGCGCAACGTCGAACTGCTTTCCACCGGCGGCACCGCCAAGGCCATCCGCGACGCGGGCCTGCCGGTCAAGGACGTGGCCGATGTCACCGGCTTCCCGGAAATGATGGACGGCCGGGTCAAGACGCTGCACCCGCTGGTACACGGTGGCCTGCTCGGCCGCGCCGGCCAGGACGAAGCGGTGATGGCCGAACACGGCATCGCGCCGATCGACCTGCTGGTGCTGAACCTGTATCCGTTCGAGAGCGTCACCGCCAACGCGGACTGCACGCTGGCCGATGCGGTGGAAAACATCGACATCGGTGGGCCGGCCATGCTGCGTTCGGCCGCCAAGAACTTCGCGCGCGTCGCGGTGGCCACCGACCCCTCGCAGTACGCTGAACTGCTGGCCGAGCTCGATGCGAATGATGGCAAGCTCTCGGCCGCCAAGCGCTTCGCGCTGTCGGTCGCCGCGTTCAACCGCGTGGCCCAGTACGACGCGGCGATCAGCAACTACCTGTCGGCCGTCACCGCGACCGACGCGGCCGTGCCGCTGCGCACCGAATTCCCGGCGCAGATGAACTCCAGCTTCGTGAAGGTGATGGACCTGCGCTACGGCGAAAACCCGCACCAGGCCGGCGCGTTCTACCGCGACCTGTACCCGGTGCCGGGCACGCTGGCCACGTTCCAGCAGCTGCAGGGCAAGGAACTGAGCTACAACAACCTGGCCGACGCCGACGCGGCGTGGGAATGCGTGCGCCAGTTCGACGCGCCGGCCTGCGTCATCGTCAAGCACGCCAACCCGTGCGGCGTGGCCGTGGGCGCCGGCAACGGCGATGCCTATGAACTGGCCTACGCGCCCGACCCGACCAGCGCGTTCGGCGGCATCATCGCCTTCAACAAGCCGCTGGATGCGGCCACCGCCAAGGTGATCCTGGACCGCCAGTTCGTTGAAGTGCTGATCGCGCCGGACTACGAACCGGCCGCGCTGGAATACGCGCAGAAGAAGGCCAACGTGCGCGTGCTGCGCATTCCGCACGGCGAGGGCCGCAACAACTACGACACCAAGCGCATCGGTTCGGGCCTGCTGGTACAGAGCGCGGACAACCGTGGCATGAGCCGCGACGAGCTCACGGTGGTCAGCAAGGTTGCACCGACCGACAAGCAGTTCGCCGATCTGCTGTTCGCCTGGAACGTGGCCAAGTTCGTGAAGTCCAATGCGATCGTGTATGCAAAGGACAGCCGCACGATTGGCGTAGGCGCCGGCCAGATGAGCCGCGTGTACTCGGCGCGCATCGCCGGCATCAAGGCGGCCGATGCGAACCTGGTGGTGGAAGGTTCGGTGATGGCATCGGATGCATTCTTCCCGTTCCGCGACGGCATCGACGCTGCTGCGGCTGCCGGCATCAAGGCGGTGATCCAGCCGGGGGGTTCGATGCGCGACGCTGAAGTCATCGCGGCAGCCGACGAACATGGGCTGGCGATGGTGTTTACCGGCGTGCGTCACTTCCGGCATTGA
- a CDS encoding virulence RhuM family protein codes for MTDNYGELILYRTEDGRTAVHLRAEGGTVWLTQAQLAELFDTTKQNVSLHIRNILEDGELQAEGTVKDYLTVQTEGARKVSRSVQLYRLEMIMAVGFRVRSPRGSQFRRWASDFLSEYLVKGFVLDDQRLKDAERADYFKELLHRIRDIRSSEKRFYQTLRDLFKASSTDYDGTASTAKTFFATIQNKLVHAVTGCTAAQLIVERADPSAPQMGLTNWTGERPRKSDVVVSKNYLLQQELEQLNRLVSMFLDFAEDRAERRVETRMSDWIKQTDRFLDFNERAILDGPGNVSNVQMEAIISERYAEFDAMRRATLAMAAEREAELDLQSLTAEAKRVASSKKSAD; via the coding sequence ATGACCGACAACTATGGCGAGCTGATTCTGTACCGCACTGAAGACGGGCGGACAGCCGTTCACTTGCGCGCAGAAGGTGGAACTGTCTGGTTGACGCAGGCCCAGCTTGCCGAGCTGTTCGACACCACCAAGCAGAACGTGAGTCTTCACATCCGCAACATCCTGGAAGATGGGGAGTTGCAGGCTGAGGGAACCGTCAAGGATTACTTGACAGTTCAAACCGAAGGCGCGCGAAAGGTCAGCAGATCCGTTCAGCTGTATCGGCTGGAGATGATTATGGCGGTGGGCTTCCGGGTCCGTTCCCCTCGGGGGAGCCAGTTCCGTCGATGGGCCAGCGACTTCCTGTCCGAATACCTCGTCAAGGGTTTCGTGCTGGACGACCAGCGGCTCAAGGACGCCGAGCGCGCGGACTACTTCAAAGAGCTGCTGCACCGCATCCGCGATATCCGCAGCTCCGAGAAGCGCTTCTACCAGACGCTACGCGACCTGTTCAAAGCCAGCAGTACCGACTACGACGGCACTGCCAGTACCGCCAAGACGTTCTTTGCCACCATCCAGAACAAGCTGGTCCATGCCGTCACGGGCTGCACCGCCGCCCAACTGATCGTGGAGCGTGCTGACCCCAGTGCACCTCAAATGGGGCTGACCAATTGGACAGGCGAAAGACCCCGGAAGTCGGATGTAGTCGTCTCCAAGAACTACCTGCTTCAACAGGAACTCGAGCAGCTCAATAGACTGGTTTCCATGTTCCTTGACTTCGCCGAGGACCGCGCCGAACGTCGCGTGGAAACCCGCATGTCGGACTGGATCAAGCAGACCGACCGATTCCTTGATTTCAATGAGCGCGCAATTCTGGACGGTCCCGGCAACGTATCGAACGTTCAGATGGAAGCCATCATCTCGGAGCGCTACGCGGAGTTCGACGCGATGCGACGAGCCACGTTAGCGATGGCTGCCGAACGCGAAGCCGAGCTGGATCTGCAATCGCTCACTGCCGAAGCAAAGCGCGTGGCGTCCAGCAAGAAATCGGCTGACTGA
- the purD gene encoding phosphoribosylamine--glycine ligase yields the protein MKILVIGSGGREHALAWKLAQSPRVSEVLVAPGNAGTATEARCRNMAVKVTDLDGLLELVQEEGVELTVVGPEVPLVAGVVDRFRAAGHRIFGPTAAAAQLEGSKAYAKDFLARHGIPTAFYAVHTEVDAALAYLREKGAPIVVKADGLAAGKGVIVAMTQQEAEDAVRDMLSGNAFGDAGARVVIEEFLDGEEASFISMVDGATALPMATSQDHKRVGDGDTGPNTGGMGAYSPAPVVTDEVHARVMREVVNPTVQGMIADGIPFTGFLYAGLMIDASGAPKVIEFNVRFGDPETQPVMLRLQSDLVELVEAAIDVRLHEVDAQWDARPSLGVVMAASPYPEAPITGDVIHGLDQVPSTAKVFHAGTTLDAHGQVLSAGGRVLCVAALGDSVGDAQANAYAGVAKITWDHEFHRNDIGWRAIAREQA from the coding sequence ATGAAAATCCTCGTCATCGGCTCCGGCGGCCGTGAACATGCGCTGGCCTGGAAGCTGGCCCAGTCTCCCCGTGTCAGCGAAGTGCTGGTGGCGCCAGGCAATGCGGGTACGGCAACTGAAGCCAGGTGCCGCAATATGGCGGTGAAGGTCACCGACCTGGACGGCCTGCTGGAGCTGGTCCAGGAAGAGGGCGTTGAACTGACCGTGGTGGGTCCGGAAGTGCCGCTGGTGGCGGGCGTGGTGGATCGTTTCCGCGCTGCGGGGCACCGCATTTTCGGGCCGACCGCCGCTGCCGCGCAGCTGGAAGGCAGCAAGGCCTACGCCAAGGACTTCCTGGCCCGCCACGGCATTCCCACCGCGTTCTATGCGGTGCACACCGAGGTGGACGCGGCGCTGGCCTACCTTCGCGAGAAGGGCGCGCCGATCGTGGTCAAGGCCGACGGCCTGGCCGCGGGCAAGGGCGTGATCGTGGCGATGACCCAGCAGGAAGCCGAGGATGCGGTGCGCGACATGCTGTCGGGTAATGCCTTCGGCGACGCCGGCGCACGCGTGGTGATCGAAGAGTTCCTCGACGGCGAGGAAGCCAGCTTCATCTCGATGGTCGATGGCGCCACCGCGTTGCCGATGGCGACCTCGCAGGACCACAAGCGCGTTGGCGACGGCGACACCGGCCCCAACACCGGTGGCATGGGCGCGTACTCGCCGGCACCGGTGGTGACCGATGAGGTGCATGCGCGGGTGATGCGCGAGGTGGTCAATCCCACCGTGCAGGGCATGATCGCCGACGGCATTCCGTTTACCGGGTTCCTCTATGCGGGCCTGATGATCGATGCCAGCGGCGCGCCGAAGGTGATCGAGTTCAACGTGCGCTTCGGCGACCCGGAGACCCAGCCGGTGATGCTGCGCCTGCAGTCGGACCTGGTGGAACTGGTCGAAGCGGCCATCGATGTGCGCCTGCATGAAGTAGACGCGCAGTGGGACGCGCGCCCGTCGCTGGGCGTGGTGATGGCGGCCTCGCCCTACCCCGAAGCGCCGATCACCGGCGATGTCATCCACGGCCTGGACCAGGTGCCGTCGACCGCCAAGGTGTTCCATGCCGGCACCACGCTGGACGCGCACGGCCAGGTGCTCAGCGCCGGTGGCCGCGTGCTGTGCGTGGCGGCGTTGGGCGACAGCGTGGGCGATGCGCAGGCCAATGCGTATGCAGGCGTGGCGAAGATCACGTGGGACCACGAGTTCCATCGCAACGACATCGGCTGGCGTGCGATCGCGCGCGAACAGGCCTGA
- the rpoH gene encoding RNA polymerase sigma factor RpoH, with product MSQNMSTALVANNLPIPSALGSLDAYIGAVHQIPVLTVDDEQDLARRFRDEQDLDAARELVHSHLRFVVHVARGYNGYGLALGDLIQEGNIGLMKAVKRFDPDMGVRLVSFAVHWIRAEMHEFILKNWRIVKVATTKAQRKLFFNLRKSKTRLGWMNAAEVTAVAKDLNVSEREVLEMESRLSGRDIGFDAPTDEDNDHAPPSPAAFLVANDEDPSQAYERADSEDNQLELLREGLAELDARSRDIIRRRWLDADSKVTLQELADEYGVSAERIRQVEANALKKMKALFTA from the coding sequence ATGAGCCAGAACATGTCTACTGCCCTTGTGGCAAACAATCTTCCGATTCCCAGTGCGCTCGGTTCGCTGGACGCCTACATCGGCGCCGTGCACCAGATCCCGGTGTTGACGGTCGATGACGAGCAGGACCTGGCCCGCCGCTTCCGCGACGAGCAGGACCTGGACGCCGCGCGCGAGCTGGTCCATTCCCACCTGCGCTTCGTGGTGCACGTGGCCCGTGGCTACAACGGCTACGGCCTTGCGCTGGGCGACCTGATCCAGGAAGGCAACATCGGCCTGATGAAGGCGGTGAAGCGCTTCGACCCGGACATGGGCGTTCGCCTGGTCTCCTTCGCCGTGCACTGGATCCGTGCCGAAATGCACGAGTTCATCCTGAAGAACTGGCGCATCGTCAAGGTCGCCACGACCAAGGCGCAGCGCAAGCTGTTCTTCAACCTGCGCAAGTCCAAGACCCGCCTGGGCTGGATGAACGCGGCCGAAGTCACCGCCGTGGCCAAGGACCTCAACGTGTCCGAGCGCGAAGTGCTCGAGATGGAATCGCGCCTGTCTGGCCGCGATATCGGATTCGACGCACCGACCGACGAAGACAACGACCACGCGCCGCCGTCGCCGGCTGCGTTCCTGGTCGCCAACGACGAAGATCCGTCGCAGGCCTACGAGCGTGCCGACAGCGAAGACAACCAGTTGGAGTTGCTGCGCGAGGGCTTGGCCGAGCTCGACGCCCGCTCGCGCGACATCATCCGTCGCCGCTGGCTGGACGCCGACAGCAAGGTCACCCTGCAGGAACTGGCCGACGAGTACGGCGTTTCCGCCGAACGCATCCGCCAGGTCGAAGCGAACGCGCTGAAGAAGATGAAGGCGCTGTTTACTGCCTGA
- a CDS encoding Ig-like domain-containing protein, producing MAVDVPVLANDQANGAALDPTTVAVTIGTAPTSGTAVVLPGGSVRYTPTPDYSGADSFTYTVCNQASPPDCSTATVNVQVQVNDVDVVDENITVLSGTTTTVPLLDNLTTSGARINPASMRLGRAASSGRATCANGDCVYTAFVGYSGLDNFSYNICDRSLPTPVCVEGWVNVVVTADTIVLRLTKQATQRSVQVGDVVRYVVTVENMGDVDALGATLYDTLPSGFTFIPGGFEARDADNAARASGVAPLRIDGVDVPAGGTATLVYYLRVGAGVGMGIHTNRITANDVLGTTISNVASADVEVIGDPLLDESLVIGSVFDDRNGNGAQDPGERGIPGVRVVSVEGLVIETDAWGRYHLVGINGGQARGRNFILKVDPTTLPAEARFTTRNPLVRRITPGLPVRFDFGVAMPEGKLGEGPPQGPQKVLEVGEALFVPGQAMLGAAAEAVLAHAAGTLQAQGGGRVDVAKGQATPALAAQRAEALRNALLPRLPADVAAHVQVQVQPAAPDRPATRADR from the coding sequence ATGGCAGTGGATGTTCCGGTGCTGGCCAATGACCAGGCCAACGGCGCAGCGCTGGATCCAACCACCGTGGCCGTGACCATCGGCACCGCGCCCACCTCGGGCACGGCGGTCGTCCTGCCCGGTGGCAGCGTGCGCTACACGCCAACGCCCGATTACAGCGGCGCCGACAGCTTCACCTACACCGTCTGCAACCAGGCCTCGCCGCCGGACTGCAGCACCGCGACGGTCAACGTGCAGGTGCAGGTCAACGACGTGGACGTGGTGGACGAGAACATCACCGTGCTCAGCGGCACCACCACCACCGTGCCGCTGCTGGACAACCTCACCACCAGCGGCGCGCGCATCAACCCGGCCTCCATGCGCCTGGGTCGGGCCGCCTCGAGTGGGCGTGCCACCTGCGCGAACGGCGACTGCGTCTACACCGCGTTCGTCGGCTACAGCGGGCTGGACAACTTCAGCTACAACATCTGCGACCGCTCGCTGCCCACGCCGGTCTGCGTGGAGGGCTGGGTCAACGTGGTGGTCACCGCCGATACGATCGTGCTGCGGCTGACCAAGCAGGCCACCCAGCGCAGCGTGCAGGTGGGCGATGTGGTGCGCTACGTGGTCACCGTGGAAAACATGGGCGATGTCGATGCACTGGGCGCGACCCTGTACGACACGCTGCCGAGCGGCTTCACCTTCATCCCGGGTGGCTTCGAAGCCCGCGATGCCGACAACGCGGCCCGCGCCAGTGGCGTGGCCCCGCTGCGCATCGACGGCGTGGATGTCCCGGCCGGTGGCACCGCCACGCTGGTTTACTACCTGCGGGTGGGTGCTGGCGTGGGCATGGGCATCCACACCAACCGCATCACCGCCAACGATGTGCTGGGAACCACCATCAGCAACGTGGCCTCGGCCGATGTCGAGGTGATCGGCGACCCGCTGCTGGACGAAAGCCTGGTCATTGGCAGCGTGTTCGACGACCGCAATGGCAACGGCGCACAGGATCCCGGCGAACGCGGCATTCCCGGCGTTCGCGTGGTGTCGGTGGAGGGCCTGGTGATCGAGACCGACGCCTGGGGTCGCTACCACCTGGTCGGCATCAACGGCGGCCAGGCACGCGGACGCAACTTCATCCTCAAGGTGGATCCGACCACGCTGCCGGCCGAGGCGCGCTTCACCACGCGCAATCCGCTGGTACGCCGGATCACCCCGGGGCTGCCGGTGCGCTTCGACTTCGGTGTGGCCATGCCGGAGGGAAAACTGGGCGAAGGGCCACCGCAAGGCCCACAGAAGGTGCTGGAGGTCGGGGAAGCGCTGTTCGTTCCGGGCCAGGCCATGTTGGGTGCCGCCGCCGAAGCGGTGTTGGCGCATGCCGCAGGCACGCTGCAGGCCCAGGGCGGCGGACGGGTCGACGTTGCGAAGGGGCAGGCGACGCCCGCGCTGGCCGCACAGCGCGCCGAAGCACTGCGGAACGCGCTGCTGCCGCGCCTGCCTGCCGACGTCGCCGCGCATGTGCAGGTCCAGGTGCAGCCCGCTGCACCCGACCGCCCCGCCACCCGTGCGGATCGCTGA